The following proteins are encoded in a genomic region of Variovorax paradoxus:
- a CDS encoding lipopolysaccharide biosynthesis protein: MASFSGIRKRLGPVYAVADQCIYSASQLLLSFALARVLSPSDFGIASAFLAIVSFQYILHTAVVHEPLLIKRYYEDRSAAWWSWAIVVAVSVAGFLVWQFTGFPGPLNWAGVALIVGYEIFWISRSVLLVGRRFAVLCVSGVLICIGYVAVLIGLRPASWTQALLWIAVIQLPFLALIAGSLKHVIAPLPAPADSQALTIREATAYGWKASLSQLMSWIMTGGAILLLGSSADSAQGGLLKIYITFLLPMQYVLLALGYYILPKLAASWKSDDRREAFRLFIKFVVFGFLVAEIGGVVLGLLGPYLVVLAFGKNYGGMDFSPFFYAPAIFGLTMCLRTGFRAAARPGALLWCSIFGALVFAARMLIAKPPISYIQTINAMTLGFACMAALMIGWLFFIMRGAAAPTAR, translated from the coding sequence ATGGCGTCCTTCTCGGGAATTCGAAAGCGCCTTGGACCGGTCTATGCCGTTGCAGATCAATGCATCTATAGCGCGAGCCAGCTGCTGCTGAGCTTTGCGCTGGCCCGGGTGCTGTCGCCCTCCGACTTCGGTATTGCGTCGGCTTTCCTCGCGATCGTCAGTTTCCAGTACATCCTGCATACGGCGGTGGTGCATGAACCGCTCTTGATCAAGCGCTACTACGAGGATCGCTCCGCCGCCTGGTGGAGCTGGGCGATCGTCGTCGCGGTATCCGTGGCCGGCTTCCTGGTCTGGCAATTCACGGGGTTCCCGGGGCCTCTCAACTGGGCCGGCGTGGCCTTGATCGTCGGCTACGAGATATTCTGGATTTCTCGCAGCGTCCTGCTCGTGGGGCGCCGGTTCGCGGTGCTGTGCGTATCGGGTGTCCTGATCTGCATCGGCTATGTGGCGGTCCTGATCGGCTTGCGGCCTGCCTCGTGGACGCAGGCCTTGCTGTGGATTGCCGTGATCCAGCTGCCGTTCCTCGCGTTGATTGCCGGGAGCCTGAAGCATGTGATTGCGCCTCTTCCGGCGCCGGCCGACTCGCAGGCCCTGACCATCCGGGAAGCCACCGCCTATGGCTGGAAAGCCAGTCTGTCGCAGCTCATGAGCTGGATCATGACCGGGGGCGCCATCTTGCTGTTGGGCTCCTCGGCGGATTCAGCCCAAGGCGGCTTGCTGAAGATCTACATCACGTTCCTGCTGCCCATGCAATACGTGCTGCTTGCGTTGGGCTACTACATCCTGCCGAAGCTCGCGGCCAGCTGGAAATCCGACGACCGAAGAGAGGCGTTTCGCCTCTTCATCAAGTTCGTCGTTTTCGGATTCCTGGTTGCGGAGATCGGCGGCGTGGTGCTGGGGCTGCTGGGGCCTTACCTCGTGGTTCTGGCGTTCGGCAAGAACTACGGCGGAATGGATTTTTCGCCGTTCTTCTATGCGCCCGCCATCTTCGGCCTCACGATGTGCCTGAGAACGGGGTTCAGGGCGGCGGCGCGTCCGGGTGCTCTCCTGTGGTGCTCGATCTTCGGTGCGCTGGTGTTCGCGGCGCGCATGCTCATCGCGAAGCCCCCGATTTCCTACATCCAGACCATCAACGCCATGACGCTGGGCTTCGCCTGCATGGCGGCCCTGATGATCGGCTGGCTGTTCTTCATCATGCGCGGCGCCGCTGCGCCGACGGCCCGCTGA
- a CDS encoding YjbH domain-containing protein, with protein MSGLLPRGFRRHPWPLRAAVACALAASCTAGAQPVGGNPVDNKTPANDADIRPGERLSAWLLRQPAETAAPGLAWRVPQERLAQQFLKNQVLLRLEAARRRAPREEQGQRLQLITWLQNLPVTGRVALGIVDPRWLEAHPDEDPVLTAGQQLIAPPPAVKTISVVQPDGQLCQVAHEPGRTAWDYVAACDPEGKHDWAWVAQPDGRTARVGMAKWNAHLSDEPAPGAWVWAAPRGMDDLETVSEGMIKFLATQGPSPQGGAMAAMTGASPVTAEAAAAAPPPMPQAGLSSEPAAPAAAPFRPTVVSVRPEAAPQYRALQSSGNDWGETGLLQTPSARMGQTGDMRTSITHVWPYTRLNVMFQPLDWLEAGFRYTSISNRIYGIGLSNQGYKDKSIDLKARLWKESAYLPEVALGFRDIGGTGLFSSEYLVASKRHGDLDFSLGIGWGYMGSSGTISNPFGVLSSRFKTRVSETTWGGANFGRLFRGPTALFGGVQWRTPWDPLTLKLEFEGNDYKNEPLNNNQPRRSPFNIGLEYRYAPGVTFSAGFERGNKVMVGLTLQTNLATMQMAKTADAPAPRFSPTPPAESPGWAATAADIESRTEWTVQRIAPQGQMLHVWITESATVYRNARVEQIIAVLHRDAPGSIKNFVIHYSERGLSMHAQVVDRNEWVTAHYQAQTPSEARAASQRDYAPPPIGSDDAASGASKGDSANAAVASRDASGIVDDNKALAPWERRSSKFSIGLTPSLGQILGGPNAFVLYQIGVQAVAEYRFTPSTWVNGALNLRLVDNFDKFTYTAPSNLPRVRTLQREYVTSKRLTMPVLQLTHVGKLTDNQYYSVYGGALESMYAGVGAEWLYRPWRSRMAIGVDFNHVRQRDFEQDFGLRDYKVNTGHATLYWDTGWNGVLAKISAGQYLAGDRGVTIDISRRFDNGVVLGAYATKTNVSARQFGEGSFDKGIYISVPFDALLPRSNKFTANFAWAPLVRDGGARLGRIHPLYEMTSARDPSAFKFAPPDSGAPGTGDNILNFERR; from the coding sequence ATGAGCGGTTTGCTTCCCCGTGGCTTTCGCAGACATCCCTGGCCGCTCCGCGCTGCGGTAGCCTGCGCGCTCGCGGCGAGCTGCACCGCCGGCGCCCAGCCAGTCGGCGGCAATCCCGTCGACAACAAGACTCCCGCCAACGATGCAGACATTCGCCCCGGCGAGCGGCTGAGTGCCTGGCTGCTTCGCCAGCCCGCCGAGACGGCGGCGCCCGGCCTGGCGTGGCGCGTTCCGCAGGAGCGCCTGGCGCAGCAGTTCCTCAAGAACCAGGTGCTGCTGCGGCTCGAGGCCGCGAGGCGGCGCGCGCCCCGGGAAGAGCAGGGTCAGCGCCTGCAGCTGATCACATGGCTGCAGAACCTCCCCGTGACCGGACGGGTCGCACTCGGCATCGTCGATCCACGCTGGCTCGAAGCGCATCCGGACGAAGACCCGGTGCTGACGGCGGGCCAGCAGCTCATTGCGCCTCCGCCCGCCGTGAAGACGATTTCGGTGGTGCAACCCGATGGGCAGCTCTGCCAGGTCGCTCATGAGCCCGGCCGCACGGCGTGGGACTATGTCGCCGCCTGCGACCCCGAAGGCAAGCACGACTGGGCATGGGTGGCGCAGCCCGACGGCCGAACCGCCCGCGTCGGCATGGCGAAGTGGAACGCGCATCTTTCGGACGAGCCGGCACCGGGCGCATGGGTCTGGGCGGCGCCTCGCGGCATGGACGACCTGGAGACGGTTTCCGAGGGCATGATCAAGTTCCTGGCCACCCAGGGACCGTCGCCGCAAGGCGGCGCCATGGCGGCCATGACCGGAGCGTCCCCCGTGACCGCTGAAGCTGCGGCTGCGGCACCACCGCCCATGCCGCAGGCCGGGCTTTCGTCCGAGCCCGCGGCACCGGCGGCCGCGCCATTCCGGCCGACCGTCGTTTCGGTGCGTCCCGAGGCGGCGCCGCAGTACCGCGCGTTGCAGTCCAGCGGCAATGACTGGGGCGAAACCGGCTTGCTGCAGACACCCTCGGCCCGCATGGGGCAAACGGGAGACATGCGCACGTCGATCACCCACGTCTGGCCCTATACGCGGCTGAACGTGATGTTCCAGCCGCTGGACTGGCTGGAAGCCGGCTTCCGCTACACGTCCATCAGCAACCGGATCTACGGCATCGGCCTCAGCAACCAGGGCTACAAGGACAAGAGCATCGACCTCAAGGCGCGGCTGTGGAAAGAATCGGCCTACCTTCCCGAAGTGGCCCTGGGCTTTCGCGACATCGGCGGCACCGGTCTCTTTTCTTCCGAGTACCTTGTGGCAAGCAAGCGCCATGGCGACCTGGATTTCAGTCTCGGCATCGGCTGGGGCTACATGGGAAGCAGCGGGACCATCAGCAACCCCTTCGGCGTACTGAGCAGCCGCTTCAAGACCCGCGTCAGCGAGACGACGTGGGGCGGCGCCAACTTCGGCCGCCTCTTCCGAGGGCCCACCGCACTCTTTGGCGGCGTGCAATGGCGCACGCCCTGGGACCCGTTGACGCTCAAGCTCGAATTCGAAGGCAACGACTACAAGAACGAGCCGCTCAACAACAACCAGCCGCGGCGCTCCCCGTTCAACATCGGCCTGGAATACCGCTATGCCCCCGGCGTGACGTTCTCCGCCGGGTTCGAGCGCGGCAACAAAGTGATGGTGGGCCTTACGCTGCAGACCAATCTGGCGACGATGCAGATGGCCAAGACGGCGGATGCTCCGGCGCCGCGCTTTTCGCCGACACCACCCGCCGAGTCCCCGGGTTGGGCGGCCACTGCGGCGGACATCGAAAGCCGCACGGAATGGACCGTTCAACGCATTGCGCCGCAAGGCCAGATGCTGCACGTCTGGATCACCGAAAGCGCCACCGTGTACCGGAACGCCCGCGTCGAACAGATCATCGCCGTGCTGCATCGCGATGCGCCGGGCTCGATCAAGAATTTCGTCATCCATTATTCGGAACGAGGCTTGTCGATGCACGCGCAAGTGGTCGACCGGAACGAATGGGTCACGGCGCACTACCAGGCGCAGACGCCCAGCGAGGCCCGCGCGGCCAGCCAGCGCGACTACGCACCGCCGCCTATCGGCTCCGACGACGCGGCCTCCGGCGCTTCGAAGGGCGACAGCGCCAATGCCGCCGTCGCATCCAGAGACGCCTCCGGCATCGTGGACGACAACAAGGCACTGGCGCCATGGGAGCGCCGCAGCTCGAAGTTCAGCATCGGGCTCACACCCAGCCTCGGCCAGATTCTCGGCGGCCCCAATGCATTCGTGCTCTACCAGATCGGCGTGCAGGCGGTGGCGGAATACCGCTTCACCCCGAGCACCTGGGTCAACGGCGCACTGAACCTGCGCCTCGTCGACAACTTCGACAAGTTCACCTACACCGCGCCCAGCAACCTGCCCCGCGTGCGAACCCTCCAGCGCGAGTACGTCACTTCCAAGCGCCTGACCATGCCGGTGCTGCAGCTGACGCACGTCGGCAAGCTGACCGACAACCAGTACTACAGCGTGTACGGCGGTGCGCTGGAAAGCATGTATGCGGGCGTCGGGGCGGAATGGCTCTATCGGCCATGGCGCAGCCGCATGGCGATTGGCGTCGACTTCAACCACGTGCGGCAGCGCGACTTCGAGCAGGACTTCGGTCTGCGCGACTACAAGGTGAACACCGGCCACGCCACCCTGTACTGGGATACCGGCTGGAACGGCGTGCTGGCCAAGATCAGCGCGGGCCAGTACCTGGCGGGCGATCGCGGCGTCACCATCGACATCAGCCGCCGCTTCGACAACGGCGTGGTGCTTGGCGCCTACGCCACCAAGACCAATGTGTCGGCAAGGCAGTTCGGCGAGGGCAGCTTCGACAAGGGCATTTATATTTCCGTGCCCTTCGACGCGCTGCTGCCGCGCTCGAACAAGTTCACCGCCAACTTCGCGTGGGCACCGCTGGTGCGCGACGGCGGCGCACGACTGGGTCGGATCCATCCGCTCTACGAGATGACATCCGCCCGCGACCCGAGTGCCTTCAAGTTCGCGCCGCCGGACAGCGGCGCGCCGGGCACGGGCGACAACATCCTGAACTTCGAAAGGCGGTAG